The window CAAACATTGCTGCAGGTATAAAGAGATGTCACACCTCAGAAAGGACCAACCTCAGCGCTGCTGCGATGATGCTTATTCAACTGTATACAACTACACATCTTAAACCTACCGGCTGAGTGACCAGACGCCAAGAGCGCAACGAAAACCTTGACTGCATTCATGAAACGAGGAAAAGCGAGCAGCTCTTCAGgtttgtgaagctgcagctgtgtttgctaTTTTTAACCGTGCTAGCAGCGTGGAGATGCTGCTCGTTCCACAGTTTTCTgcagactaaaatatctcagcaacGTAAGACTGCCACCAGGagttggatttttgtttttagtgaaatatctcaacagctggTGGATGAATTGATATGAAACACAGATGGACGCGTCTCCTTTAATTTTCATTTGGTGCCATCGTCAGGTCAAAACTTGAATCTGTccatcccatcagcctcagctgcccTTTGTTTTTCACGCTgattagcaaacgttagcatgctaacagactaACTAAGATGGCATGCATGTttacattatacctgctaaacatcagcatgttagcataccgATGCTAGCATTTAGCATTATACATGAGGTTGCTGCACTGtgcagcctcagagctgctagcatgctTGTAGACTCTCGAAATTTGATTTGAGATTTATCAATTAAAGTACAAATCCTTTCAGCCGTGTACTCTGTGTCTCATTGgtcaaattcattcattcagatgtcagtcagcctctgtgtgtgtatgtgagagactGCAGGTGTGAAAACATGTGGTGAAAGCAGAACCACAGGTGCGCTCACAGACAGGAGGTCGTTCTCGTCTGGGCCCacgtgctgcagcagcttgtcGCAGGAGCCTTTCGGCCCCCAGCTGACTGAGTACGGGATCGGGCTGTCTTTGGGCCAGTCCTCCTCGCTGGGCAAACCCATCaccctgacaaacacacaggtgaagCAGAGAACTGAGCAGCGGCGACAGGCTGCCACCATGTTTAACAATAACATCAGGTTTGAGGTTTTCTTTGCAAGAACGAGTGAAAATCACATACCATGAAACTGCATTACTTCTACAGCGATCTGAACTAAACAGAGGAAGTAACACTCACTCAAagattttctgcagctgctgcacctcCGTGTGTCCCTGGAACAGCGGTCTGCAGGAGAACAAATGACATTTTACCTCGAACATGAAACTCTCCAGAGCCACACATCTCCTCCAGACAGACTCAGCTCTCCTCacctcaggaggaggagctcgGCGAAGATGCAGCCGACGCTCCACATGTCCACTGAGGACATGTAGACAGAGTTCAGCAGCACCTCAGGAGCTCGGTACCACAGCGTCACCACCTGAACGGAGAGAGGGCGGCGTGACGAGAGAACGACAGAGATAAGGCagaaagagcaaagagcagCTTCCACCTCAGGCCAAAGAACAGGCAGAGTGCAGCGCTACAGatgggagaaaggagaggattACTGCAGGAACAACAGTCGGTGATCTTTGCTCATCGTGTTGCCTCACTTACACCTGGAGTGAGAGCGATATTGAAGGTGTACATGCGTGCCAGTCCAAAGTCTGCGATCTTGACTTCTCCGCAGCTGCTGACCAGGATGTTTTCTGGTTTCAGGTCACGGTGCAGGACCATGTTTGAGTGCAGGAAGTCCAGACCTcgcagcagctgctgcatcacatcctgcacagacagagaggcagcaagGACTGGGTCCACGTGCAGGGACGTCTGCATTTTACAGATCAGATGACTGGACGGGGTGCAAAGCACTAAAATGTGCTGTAGCTCTTTACTCTGACTCTTGTGGGACACATGCAGCTGCACTAAGATAAGTCAGGTGATGGGTTCGTACCTTAATAGAGTCATGGCTCAGTCCAGAGGCAGGAACCTTGGACAGGTAGGTGGACAAGTCCTGGTCGATGTATTCCAACACCAGAGTGAGGTCCAAGCTGGAGTCCATCGGCACAGCAGACGCATCCAAGAGCCTGCAAGTTAAAATCAGGCTGCTTTTATTAAATATTACTTAAAAATAGACAAGACAAAAATACCTTTCTCAATGtaatttgctttttaatttcTGATGAGTATTTTTGTACACAAATACTAGTACTTTTtttgcagtacttgagtaaatgtacttagttacatgGACAGACGGGCTTACTTGACTATGTTGGGATGGTTGAAATACGTCATTTTGCGCAGCAGCGCCACCTCGCGGACCATGGCTGCAGGGATCCCGGTGTCCGCCGTGAGGCCGCGGAGGTTGAACTTCTTCACCGCCAGGAGGCGCTGTTTCCCCGCCGTCTCTCTGGCTTTATACACCGCACCGTAAGAGCCCTCTCCTACCTTAGCCAGGAGCTCGTAGCACAAAGGTTTGCTGCAGACGTCCATGGTCCTCCAAATAAATTCACCTCAGCTTTCCagataaacatttattttaggGTGACAGCGGCTAAAAATGTCGTTTTTAGCGTTTTTTAAAGCCAGAGGTTAAGCTAGGTCAACCAGGCTGTCAGCTAGCTGGGAGCTATCAGCTGTAATAACAGCGTTTTGACGCAGCGAACGGGCTGAATTCCGCTCTTGATGGAGCACAAGCTGCTGGTTTGATTTTACCTCAGACCGGGAAACAAACTCGGCCCTCCATGCCCCCGCCTGCAGCTGCCGGAGCCGGTGTGGGCGTCCAGTAGGGCGGCGTCAGAAAACGATGGGAAAATCACACCCCTTTCGTCGGGCAGCTAATCAGAGAGCGCACACTGTCCGTTTCTGAGGCCAGGGCGCGTGCACGtgtccctgctgctgtcagtgtcacCTGAGCACGGGGTTTACCTTCAGATCCACCCAGGTCTGCTTTTCAACAGCAGGActcaacagacacacatcaaagtgtgtgtggggggacGGTGGtgtgcacacattcagattTGTAAACAGTGAAGAGGCTGTTTACTCATTGAGAGCTTACGTCTGTGTAATTAGCAGCAAAGTGTGTTTAAGTATTGAGATTAATTAGGAAGAAACAATACGTATGGTTATTGCTCCTTTTGTCAACATGTTTGAGCTGCATGTGCAattttggtaaaaaaaaaaaaaaaaaaaatcagctaacacaaaacaaatgtgaaaaatctgAAAGACCAAACTGCAACCGGTTCATTGTTCGTAGCCTTTAATGTAAAACTGAACACAAGCCGCGCGTGAATCTCGGAGGTCACGTGTGCTCTGATTAGTGCCGGTTGACGGTTGAAAGCTCAACAGCCTCATGGCTCAGTCCTGTAACATCCTTCAGCAGGTATTACTCACAAAACTGAAGTAATCCATCTTGTATTAGTGTTTTGAAGTAATGATGAAACTCAGTGCTATGACTTACAGTATTAATAATCACTCATTTGTTTGATGAGCTGTGAGAGTCCGTAGCCTCCTGATGAGGGTTTTTGTAGGTTTGGCAGCGCTGATTAATTTCAGTATATAACCGTCACTCAGCTCAGTGTTGCAGGCGGTTACTCTCCTTTCAGTTTGTCATTCATAAACTTGGTTTTCTTTGCCAAGGCGATGGTGTCCAGGTGGAGGTTGCGGTTGAGGATGACCGAGCCGCAGGTGAGAGCTCCAGCGAGAGCGCCGGCGAAGCCACACACGAACACGTCCTGACCTGCAGCGCAAAGAcacgaaatgcagtttagacTCAGCGAGGTCCTGTCAGGGATTATAAGACGTCTGTGCTGCACGGACGGACAAACCTGTCAGATAGAGGTTCTTCAGTGGAGTCTGAGGTCTCACTGTAGCGTTGAGTTCAGGGCTGAAACGGGCGATGCCGTGATCCGCGCCGTAGATTTCACCTTTGGGGGCTCCAatatagtgtgtgtttgtgatggggGTTCCAGCATCAATGTACtctatctacacacacacaaaaagcacaggCATGTTCAGTAAACCAGGACAGCCTGGATTCAGACTTCTGTATCACCGCACACATTTGCGTTCAGCAGCTTCAACATAAGTTGCAACCAGCAGGTGCGACTCGGCCTCCCTGAGCCTCTCAgtgctctgtcacacactgtctggacagaggacagattcAGGTACGTTACCTTGTCTCTGGTTATCTTCGGGAAGACGCTCATCACCACGTCCAGGACAGAGTCAATGAATGCCTGTTTCAGCTCTTTGTACTCAGCCGCTCTGTTCGTCACTTTGCCGTCCTTCCACTCCTCGAACCACGTGTAGTTGGCAAAACTGACCAGACTCAAGGTGGACTTCCCTAAAACAGGACAAGACGCTGTTATGACTGTCGTTACAACTCGTGCACGACCTTGGCGTCACATCACATGTTTCTGTACCTGGTGATCTTTCCTCCCACGTTGGATCTTTAGCTGACGGAGAGCCAACAAACAGTAGAGGGACACTTTTAGCCGATTCTTCCCTCTTTGCGTTCAGGTACTTCTCCACCCTGCCACagaacattcacacagagaagaaacagctgaaggagaTGCATTATTTCTAAATGGAGACTTACAGCAGGACACACGGGACGACTTACAGTTCATCGAAATTGTTCTCGGCAAAGATCCAGTAGTTGTTGGCTTTCAGGCCCAGCTCCTCCTTGGTTCCATTCAgacccacaaacacactcaggcCTCCTTCGCCGTTCTTCATCAtactcagctgctgctgg of the Chaetodon auriga isolate fChaAug3 chromosome 16, fChaAug3.hap1, whole genome shotgun sequence genome contains:
- the cdk21 gene encoding cyclin-dependent kinase 6: MDVCSKPLCYELLAKVGEGSYGAVYKARETAGKQRLLAVKKFNLRGLTADTGIPAAMVREVALLRKMTYFNHPNIVKLLDASAVPMDSSLDLTLVLEYIDQDLSTYLSKVPASGLSHDSIKDVMQQLLRGLDFLHSNMVLHRDLKPENILVSSCGEVKIADFGLARMYTFNIALTPGVVTLWYRAPEVLLNSVYMSSVDMWSVGCIFAELLLLRPLFQGHTEVQQLQKIFEVMGLPSEEDWPKDSPIPYSVSWGPKGSCDKLLQHVGPDENDLLSQCLAFRPSARISAAKALLHPFFTKH